The proteins below come from a single Chrysoperla carnea chromosome 1, inChrCarn1.1, whole genome shotgun sequence genomic window:
- the LOC123301513 gene encoding gastrula zinc finger protein XlCGF57.1-like: MGHQSCCVVNCKNTGRNSKCTFYKFPTVQWKLNQRNLWIAAVKRLNADGSPWVPKSYDYICSDHFIGGKKSEEELSPSYIPTIFPSIYKRSKVNESSAINRFKRVMNRRMKKKLSLTSNPECKAKESIEVVTEFSQVMPSKIDQECQVDFYSRSDVQSQTFICNRFVKDDMCHAETQTESNSYCNVNNTVFIKEEPVEIDDQDFTVKVECVVTEEKQPLLFKDINIKLEQPEHTELIIKDEISDKTIVFEQVHCGEKQPIIKDEIPDKTVVPEQIHSGEKPYSCDVCDKKYTTKQRLIEHKAVHTGEKPHVCDICDKKFIYKTSLRGHKKIHSGEKPFACDVCDKKFIIKQNLTLHKLTHTGDKPYACDACDKKFARKTYLHEHEKIHTGEKPYVCDICDKTFAQRSNLHGHKKFHIIEKPYTCDICEKKFAHKSYFDEHRKIHTGEKAYTCDICNKKFAQKNNFREHKKIHTEETPYACDLCDKKFKVKRTLNDHKRVHTEEKPFACDVCNKKFRLKRTLIDHQRVHTGEKPYACDACDKKFAQKSNLMVHKKSHSF, translated from the exons atgggacACCAGAGTTGTTGTGTTGTGAATTGTAAAAATACCGGCAGGAATAGTAAGtgcacattttataaatttccgaCCGTTCAATGGAAATTAAATCAACGGAATCTCTGGATAGCTGCAGTTAAAAGGTTAAA TGCTGATGGATCACCGTGGGTTCCCAAGTCATACGATTATATTTGTAGTGATCATTTTATTGGAGGTAAAAAATCAGAAGAGGAGTTAAGTCCTAGCTACATTCCAACTATATTTCCTTCAATTTACAAGCGTTCGAAAGTAAATGAATCTTCTGCTATTAACAG attCAAGCGCGTAATGAATCGgcggatgaaaaaaaaattatctttaacaTCAAATCCTGAGTGCAAAGCTAAAGAATCGATAGAAGTGGTGACTGAATTTTCCCAAGTTATGCCTTCAAAAATTGACCAAGAGTGTCAAGTAGACTTTTATTCAAGGTCTGATGTACAATCTCAAACATTCATTTGTAATCGTTTTGTCAAAGACGATATGTGTCATGCTGAAACCCAAACAGAAAGCAATTCGTATTGTAATGTAAACAATACGGTGTTTATCAAAGAAGAACCTGTAGAAATTGATGATCAAGATTTTACTGTCAAAGTAGAATGTGTAGTTACTGAAGAAAAACAACCATTATTATTTAAGGACATAAACATCAAATTAGAACAGCCAGAACATACAGAACTGATAATAAAGGATGAAATCTCTGATAAAACAATAGTATTTGAACAGGTACATTGTGGAGAAAAACAACCGATAATAAAGGATGAAATCCCTGATAAAACAGTAGTACCTGAACAGATACattctggagaaaaaccttattcTTGTGACGTTTGTGACAAAAAATATACCACAAAACAAAGATTGATTGAACATAAAGCAGTTCATACGGGAGAAAAACCGCATgtttgtgatatttgtgataaaaaattcatatataaaactAGTTTACGTgggcataaaaaaattcattctggGGAAAAACCTTTTGCTTGcgatgtttgtgataaaaaatttataatcaaacaaaatttaactctcCATAAATTAACTCATACCGGTGACAAACCATATGCTTGTGATGCTTGTGacaaaaaatttgcacggaAAACTTATCTTCATGAACATGAAAAAATTCATACCGGGGAAAAACCATATgtttgtgatatttgtgataaaacatttgcaCAGCGAAGTAATTTGCATggacataaaaaatttcatattatagaaaaaccatatacttgtgatatttgtgaaaaaaaatttgcacataaaagttattttgacGAACATCGTAAAATTCATACCGGGGAAAAAGCATATacgtgtgatatttgtaataaaaaatttgcacagaaaaataattttcgtgaacataaaaaaattcatactgAAGAAACTCCTTATGCTTGTGAcctttgtgataaaaaatttaaagtaaaacgTACCTTGAATGATCATAAAAGAGTTCACACTGAAGAAAAACCCTTTgcttgtgatgtttgtaataaaaaatttagactGAAACGTACCTTGATTGATCATCAAAGagttcatactggagaaaaaccttatgCTTGTGATGCTTGTGACaaaaaatttgcacaaaaaagtaatttgatgGTACATAAAAAATCAcactcattttaa
- the LOC123292983 gene encoding atrial natriuretic peptide receptor 2-like yields MHPKYTHYESKTINLTLSTTHRISHQLTTLAFKIVLEEILGYQHVQIVHIDDNLSYKTVVKKTKTATGPNPPNWMINLEVWIPPNVQVTSFLQVKHLKDYGNIGLPGRFGWFIPKNNINKNIGEDTLNEIHWTLFGNQKEVIKYDITDERILHFLKENSQKVSNVSLCGPQKCIHDMFTPKQCINNISCALLLAPKYEDTSFIIEHIKMLNLYVKVMWFDNELYSITHRLINEYKYVNNNLLILYYVPSELIYPQHKFINVILPTCNTLNEYKSLYIYDNNCYKYELHRIAKLGWANLEKSAPTVDSSLPKFIIPIDDLHYLFEQYRTEQNLSKIACNYMRDVYTQDIHSISQLRTKDTIYIGGIFPFSGNSTSLTKTAYGIKYAAEMAINAINKLNIVNGYEFQLISHNGQCESNHVLKAFIEIIQYVNLLGILGPACSETVEPLAGISNIYNTLTISYSAEGVSFKDRQKYALFFRTIGENQHYINVYTKLFEYMKWKRIVSLTEDGHKYTEYLSLLTSLTENKKFPRMIHDINFEKLKKILFDIKSQQYFIIILDVNEVLARAIMCEAYHLNMTSSNSYVWFLPNWYSNDWYNTTLYNSTSNCTDSQMLYTINGYFTLEHAFFDADDAKPTIFTNRTSVKDWVEYYHAQVKRNNITYSHYAGYAYDAVWTYALAIQQLLNDTPDAIGTLHSDQVTNKLIHYIKNIDFNGISGRIKFDSGGSRYSIIKIIQWFNKTENEIGEFIPDYNDINEYNGELHINKSQIKWLNPAKQIPNDGTLLLNKNKEKCIVENFARYLNVACNTALIIINILGFSTLTILLGVIIYIFKRKYEHKVLQHQKLLSLKYGLAAVDLVQLNTLDKWEMCRENVVINRQLGHGAFGTVYGGEAFFQDKGWMPVAVKTLKIGSTTEEKLDFLSEAKVMKDLEHKNIVKLLGVCTQNEPVYTIMEFMLYGDLKTYLLGRRHLVKQQNNMVPTYDNNEISNKKLTLMALDIACALSYLADIKYVHRDVACRNCLLNSHRMVKLGDFGMTRPMYENDYYKFNRRGMLPVRWMAPESLGLGIFTSASDVWSYGVLLYEIITFGSFPFQGKTNTEVLEYVKNGNTLNIPKGVKPQLEALMKSCWNIDPKRRPQASQIVDFLANSPRLLAPCLDVPLSSVDITYNYNSTNIDPNNLPSLPLPETFRKCSVDGFLIPPAIPPPPQQQQTSLSSLSSSSSSSTLSNITKSNIHRLRPSQKLIINNELRLRQQQQQYSPSTISTSLFDINSDNDDEDNDGDSDDNDNEDQQQNDNRYNDNNNTNVESTLLLNLLSTNANNNNLCDNGNYKNSIL; encoded by the exons ATGCATCCAAAATACACACATTATGaaagtaaaacaattaatttaacattatcaACAACACATCGAATATCACATCAATTAACAACGCTGgcatttaaaatagttttagaaGAAATATTAGGATATCAACATGTACAAATTGTTCACATAGATGataatttatcatataaaactgttgttaaaaaaacaaaaacagctac TGGTCCCAATCCACCTAATTGGATGATCAATTTAGAAGTATGGATACCACCAAATGTACAAGTAACAAGCTTTTTGCAAGTGAAACATTTAAAAGATTATGGTAATATTGGACTACCTGGTAGATTTGGTTGGTTTATacccaaaaataatattaataagaacATAGGTGAAGATACGTTGAATGAAATACATTGGACTTTATTTGGAAATCAAAAAgaagtaataaaatatgatatcacTGACGAGCGTatcttacattttttaaaagaaaactcgCAAAAAGTAtctaa CGTATCATTATGTGGTCCACAAAAATGTATACACGACATGTTTACACCAAAACAATGTATCAATAACATATCATGTGCTTTATTGTTAGCACCTAAATATGAAGATACCTCATTTATTATCGAACAtatcaaaatgttaaatttatacgtAAAAGTAATGTGGTTTGATAACGAATTATATTCCATAACACATCGATTAATTAACGAATATAAATatgtgaataataatttattaattttatattacgtACCAAGTGAATTAATATATCCTCAACATAAATTCATTAACGTTATATTACCAACATGTAATACACTTAACGAATAcaaatcgttatatatttacgataataattgttataaatatgagTTACATCGTATTGCAAAATTAGGATGGGCTAATTTAGAAAAATCCGCACCAACAGTTGATTCAAGTTtaccaaaatttataataccaaTCGatgatttacattatttatttgaacaatATCGAACGGaacaaaatttatcgaaaattgcaTGTAATTATATGCGTGATGTTTATACTCAAGATATACATTCAATAAGTCAATTACGTACGAAAGATACCATCTATATTGGTGGAATATTTCCATTTAGTGGGAATTCAACAAGTTTAACAAAAACCGCATATGGTATCAAATATGCTGCAGAAATGGCGATTAatgcaattaataaattaaatattgtcaaTGGTTATGAATTTCAATTAATCTCACATAATGGACAATGTGAATCGAATCATGTGCTTAAAGCTTTTATTGAAATCATACAATATGTGAATTTATTAGGTATATTAGGACCAGCTTGTAGTGAAACAGTTGAACCTTTAGCgggaatttcaaatatttataatacattaacCATATCATATAGTGCGGAAGGTGTTAGTTTTAAAGATCGTCAAAAATATGCGCTATTTTTCCGTACAATTGGTGAAAATCAACATTATATTAATGTTTATACAAAACTATTTGAATATATGAAATGGAAACGAATTGTTTCACTTACGGAAGATGGACATAAATATACGGAATATTTATCATTGTTAACATCGTTAACggagaataaaaaatttccacgtATGATacatgatattaattttgaaaaattaaagaaaattttattcgatattaaatcacaacaatattttattattatcttagaTGTAAATGAAGTTTTAGCAAGAGCGATTATGTGTGAAGcatatcatttaaatatgaCAAGTTCGAATAGTTATGTTTGGTTTCTACCAAATTGGTATTCGAACGATTGGTATAATACAACGTTATATAATTCAACAAGTAATTGTACCGATTCTCAAATGTTGTATACGATTAATGGTTATTTTACGTTAGAACATGCATTTTTTGATGCAGACGATGCTAAACCAACAATATTCACAAATCGTACTAGTGTTAAAGATTGGGTTGAATATTATCATGCACAAGTTAAACGTAATAACATCACATATTCACATTATGCTGGCTATGCTTACGATGCAGTATGGACGTATGCGTTAGCGATACAACAATTATTAAACGATACACCAGATGCGATTGGTACGTTACATTCTGATCAAGTTAccaataaattaattcattatataaaaaacattgattttaatGGAATTAGTGGACGAATTAAATTCGATAGTGGAGGGTCAAGATattcaatcataaaaattatccaaTGGTTTAATAAAACCGAAAATGAAATCGGTGAATTTATACCTGATTACAACGATATTAATGAATATAACGGggaattacatataaataaaagtcaGATCAAATGGTTGAATCCAGCGAAACAAATACCAAACGATGGAACACTTttgcttaataaaaataaagaaaaatgtattgTAGAGAATTTTGCACGATATTTAAATGTTGCGTGTAATACTGcattgattataattaatatattaggaTTTAGTACGTTAACAATATTGTTGGGTgtgattatttatatatttaaacggaAATATGAACATAAAGTTTTAcaacatcaaaaattattatcgttAAAGTATGGTTTAGCAGCTGTCGATTTAGTACAATTGAATACGTTGGATAAATGGGAAATGTGTCGGGAAAATGTTGTTATTAATCGTCAACTTGGACATGGAGCATTTGGTACGGTGTATGGTGGAGAAGCATTCTTTCAAGATAAAG gtTGGATGCCTGTAGctgttaaaacattaaaaattggtTCAACCACTGaagaaaaattagattttttatccGAAGCAAAGGTTATGAAAGATTTGGAACATAAGAATATCGTAAAATTATTAGGTGTTTGTACACAAAACGAACCAGTTTATACGATCATGGAATTTATGTTATACGGTGATTTAAAAACCTACCTCCTAGGACGCAGACATCTGgtgaaacaacaaaataatatggtTCCAACGTATGATAACaatgaaatatcaaataaaaaattaacgctAATGGCGTTGGATATTGCGTGTGCGTTAAGTTATTTAGCCGATATTAAATATGTGCATCGTGATGTGGCTTGTAggaattgtttattaaattctcACCGAATGGTGAAGTTGGGTGATTTCGGTATGACTCGTCCGATGTATGAGAATGATTACTACAAATTCAATAGACGTGGTATGTTACCGGTTCGATGGATGGCACCCGAAAGTTTAGGTTTAGGTATATTTACATCAGCATCGGATGTATGGTCTTATGGGGTgttgttatatgaaattataacatTTGGTAGTTTTCCATTCCAAGGGAAAACTAATACTGAAGTATTGGAATATGTTAAGAATGGCAATACTTTAAATATACCTAAAGGGGTCAAACCACAATT AGAAGCTTTAATGAAATCATGTTGGAATATCGATCCAAAAAGACGTCCGCAAGCATCACAAATCGTCGATTTCTTAGCAAATTCACCTCGTCTATTAGCACCATGTTTAGATGTACCATTATCATCTGTTGATATCACATACAATTATAATTCAACaaatattgatccaaataatttacCATCATTACCATTACCAGAAACATTTCGTAAATGTTCAGTTGATGGATTTTTAATACCACCAGCTATACCTCCACCACCGCAACAACAGCAAACATCGCTATCATCATTATCCTCATCATCGTCATCATCCACATTATCAAAcataacaaaatcaaatatacaTCGTTTACGTCCaagtcaaaaattaattatcaataacGAATTAAGGCTtagacaacaacaacaacaatattctCCGTCAACAATTAGCACTTCATTGTTTGATATAAATAGTGATAATGATGATGAAGATAATGATGGTGATAGTGACGATAATGATAATGAAGATCAACAACAGAATGATAATCGTtataacgataataataatacaaatgttgaatcaacattattattaaatttattatcaacaaacgcaaacaataataatttatgtgataatggtaattataaaaattctattttatag